The following is a genomic window from Aphis gossypii isolate Hap1 chromosome X, ASM2018417v2, whole genome shotgun sequence.
acaggtaatttattcaatttcattataagttattaatttgaagtactgaaaaaatatagataaattgcatcgtttcttatattatacaatatattgttaggtttaagtatagaaatagatacatagaaattaaatccaaactttaattaattaatatttattttatacatataattaaaacttattaaataacaagtatacaaattgtatctataacattaaaaataatattttagccatacttttttataaacaagttCAAACCTTCgttcttttttttctgtacACCGATTAcgaatatactattaaaataacgcACCGCCCGGTGGCAAATTCTACTGATGAGACTAGTCTCACGGACTCCATACGGGCGATTGTAAACTCTCCCGATGGTAAACTCTCCCGATGGTACACTCTCCCGGGTCTACTCCAGTACTACCTGACAAAAACGTGTAAACTCTCCCGGATTTATTTCTGTACTACCTAACGGAAATATGTAAACTCTCCCGGGTctagtaaaaatcataaaataaatttaatatatatttaagttgagtttaaaaatagtcaatcatatataataataattacaatataaattaatgtcttTAGCTGCTatgaacatgatattatagtcaaaatacaataaaaaataaaatttcaaaaaatccaatatacatttaagtttcttttaaaaatattcaataataataatataagttacaaatacaaatatacgtaaaaatttCCAACTCGTAGTGTagcaataacatttaaaacaactcGGGAGAGCTTACATACTTCCTACAGGTAACTATAAAGTTGACCCGGGAGAGTTTACACATTTACTTCaggtaaacataattttgacCCGGGAGAGTTTACATTCGGGAgagtttactatttttaaaaatcgggATAGTTTACCATAAAATCGGGAGAGTTTACTACCGCCCCTCCATACAAAAACCATTATCGCTGTGATCCCTCCCTCTGAACTTTTATACACCATCTATAATACTAGATTCGAGACTGTGGATCAACCATCTCATTCGTATTACGATCTCATAGTTCGTCGTTAATCATTATCGCCAATTCCAAGAATGGTGTACCTATAGTGCTATTTTCCTAGAACGTATGCGTATTACGTATACCTACGCACACCACAACAGAgagaatatttatacacaaatacgtatatactatatatatatataataaatatagttgacAAAagtggtattatatttatacagattACACAAATACCtatgagaaaatatttaaaaaaaaaattaaaaattagttttgttgctatgttataattattgggGAGACACCGTCTCAAAGGCTCCCCTGACGCACCGCCCTTGCAGACGACACTGTTATCGGTCTATTAAAGCTATCAGACTTTTAAACTTGATGATATCctttaaataaacacataatagaaaaatacaagTCGCAAACGCATCAGACGTCGATTTTTCTAAACCAGGGGCCGGCAACCCGCGGCCCGTGAAGCGATTTTATGCGGCCcgctattacaatttataattagtgtaAAACTATGGAATaccacattataaatttatgttagttgataaactgtaaataaaataaagtgtatggcccatgaaaaatgtattatttattttttattttttggcccCTGACATCAAAAAGGTTGCCGACCCctgttctaaattatatttgaaatattatattatatacctacatttatatcttatatgtATGCATTTATCACGAATTAATAGGCAGGTAGGTTTATATCGATTGTGGtaggaaaatattatagtgaaactattcactataatatttttagatatcttattttaattaaataataaatacaaaaatataaatattaaaaataaaaatgtttcaattattaaaaactgtaatcGCGTGCTCGAACTTTTTAAGCCATTATCAAAAAccgcaaaataatttgtagagataattttattctatttagaCCACAGACTCAAATTCAATCAAACTGTTTGATTCAAGCACATAgaataaattgtgaaaaaacaaaattaaaataacattatataaaattaatgtaatgcataataaataaatgtaataattctaTGATTTCTAGTACAATCAGAGTATACCCTTTCCTCTCCAAGTACTTCAACATCATCTGGCATacgcataataattaacaattacctATTTGCGAAAGAGTACCTAGTTAAGACGAATAAGacggaataatatttaagttaaaatacaatcaaaaagggaacaaatataattacggtatcattattatcaataatagataaatcacGCAAGTCAAACGttgaaaaattggttttttaaattatctaaaaacacaattatacaattaactaATGACAActtttaatgtatacttacctataatttatagccaCTAAATGTTTTCTATACGATTAACTGTAATAACTGTGATAacgtataggtataactatacacagatttttaatgtacctacctatagtgTCATACTGGTATCGCACatagtgaattattataatttttcaaattcgctttaaaaatataatttaaaattgactcTTGTAATTTaagcataattattacaatttatatgtgGGCAGTTTTATTTAGACATCGGGCTCTCGATCCATGAAACTCGTAGGCCATGCCTGCAGGACACATTCTGTAAGTCTATGGATTATGGTAGCGAGTGACACAAGAGGTCAGTGATGAGCTGCAGacacgatttaagatatacattatacatacacagtACGTACgtacgtacacacacacacacacatatatatatatatatatgtattatatacatcttaAATCTTGGCTGCAGACGAGGACCGAGGACTGTTCCTatagtgcatattataataaataatatgtacctataaattataatatataattcatacattGTGCATTTCATTCATGACATTACTTTACCACACGAGTAACgcacatattatgtaggtatactatttttttgtcatGACTCTGCGGTCTCTAAAACGATGTCTATCGGTATTATGATAAACTACAGAAGCGGCTATCTTGAAAAATTTTACAGGTGCTCATCACTTTAAAAAACCTAGTACAGACAGACGTCATACAGTACTCCtaccaatatttaaagtttattttaatgtggtttttgatttttttagaattggctataaaaaaacttgaattttaaaatgtattcacttTACATATACTaaggctatattattattattaatgtataatttttcaccGGGTCAAAAagcttaacaatttaatacaagatttcacATTGGTTCTTAATAGGTACGTGGTTCTTATATagctgtataaaaaatataaaaaatatacatgaatacaattttttttatatatacctatatcatataaatttttagtataggtaaatattgaCAACATTTATCAACAACAatgttaggtacctacttatattttatatataggtaccacaaTACCTCAATCATATTTACAGTACCTAAGGTAAAGAGTattgacttaaaaattaataacaataataacatattatgataggtattattgttaattgctattaaaatcaaatcgaCCCATCATAAtactaattgttaaataaattattttaatagcaatgtaatgaaatatgtttagtgttattgttatatcataattaggGCTAGGGACTTCATTCCctaaaaaaccttaaaatatgtatgcatttgtgcctttaaaaattaccaaatatgctattaaaatatgcactaaaaaaaataaataacagtatttaataaaaacctttttatttaaatatgtagacataattaataaaatttagagtaaaataacttgtcataataaataattgattttctttTAACACCCGAATTCtagtctaaaataaaaaaaaatactttttaaattgaatatatttttatattatttaataattattataatatatttaatattctttgtataaaatatttatttaattataaaactaccattttcatattaaaaatgctcaaatatgcaaaatatgctactataaattttaaatatgaactcGTATTACCATGAAACAAATTTCTATATTACTTAGCTATGTTTTGaatgattattgaaaaacatgcAAACTCCTAGAAGTCCTTAGCcctaatcataatattcatataggcCGACAAGCCGCCGATTAACAGTTTGGTACTGACTTACGAGTACGTACTCACTAAACTCGAGTGATATAATACTGCCGCGATATTcgctaaaatcattataacataatacctattattattgtagcgGCGGATGACGTCGTCGTTTTAGATAAAAACTTTTAGTGAcgactgtaaaaaaaattaccggGCCGTGTGAAGCGCTGATAACGAACGAGCTGATAAAGCGagaaaaatgataatagttaAACGAGATACGGACAGttcaatattcaaaaagtttCAGCTAGCCAGTGAGTTAGAGAGAGAGACGCAATTGGCCGATGCAAAGGCGAGTGAAAGAGAAAAACCAATGATTACTATAGctgtacaatattacaattacagTAGGTACAATACATAATGCGTCTCGTCGGatgattacttattattactattaccattataaatagaaatacgTCGCGTACGATCGTCCGGGTCCCTCGAGTCTCGATCACTCACACTTCGAGTCAGATAAGTTCGATTTTTCAACTGTACGTGCCCGGCTCGCCGCTGTCaagttatttacaatttgttttgtcAACTACCTACTCCTCATACCGATTGCACTGTCAAACCTCGTTCTGCGAACCTGTGCCGTTCGTCTCTAATCATCGCCTCTGGTAGTATCTACCCAAGTTTTTGTCTGTTACCTCCGGTTTGGTTCCTCACACGTTTCGTGACCGATTTGGCGGTCTGTACGAAGAATGTCTAAAATGAACAACAGAAGCATTGCCGGTCAGCGACTGGACTACTATCATAAGATGGTCCACAACATCATATTGTGCCATCAGGTAagatcaacatattattattgtaatatcctATTCTCCATCAATGTTCATAAAAGTTAGCGTTAAATAACTGATTAGACATTAGTAATTCACTGAACAGAGTGATTCTGTTGTATAGCAGTGACCGGAGAGTCAAAGTACCCACAGTTTTGTTTCTTAACGTCGATTAATTCCAAATTAAAGtgctgataataattttatttataatattgtagaatcCAGTCACAGGCTTATTTCCAGCCAGCCCAAGTAACTCAGATGCTTGGATCAGGGACAATATCTATACAGTATTGGCTGTATGGGGCTTATCTATGGCCTGTAAAAAAATGGCAGATATGGATGAAGACCGAGCCAAAACTTATGAACTTGAACAGGTACattgaatgaataataaataataagtgttacACAAGCTCctgatgttatttttttgcaaattgTTTAATGTCTTAACTTCTTTTCAATaccatttaaatttctatatttgtTTATCTGCTTAatcataatgttaaaatatgtatttattattagttgtaaCTTTAAAACATAAGTTTCAAAGAATACATGAACACTAATGCGTACAATTTTTCTAGTATATATTGAAGTGTATTTTCATGgattcataaatcattttactcatactatattatttatttaattaaatttttttttttgtaacagtacctataaaatattctctaGAGTTACCTAAATTAACAACTATAATCTTTGAtgacattattttagttagtaaccataatacattttaatattgaatatggataagatattgttgtataacttaataactaataagtaatagatagttatttatacatttttaaagtacatataaatttaaaaaaatgatgatataaataattgcacATAATTGAGTTaggcttaaattataattcatagtttaatattttgcagAGTTGTGTGAAATTGATGCGTGGGTTATTAATGGCAATGATGCAGCAAAAAGATAAAGTAGAACAATTTAAAGTTTCCCAAAATCCATTACATTCTTTACACGCTAAATATAGTTCTGCAACAGGACAAACAGTTGTTGGTGATAATGAATGGGGACACTTACAAATTGATgctatttcattatatttacttatattagcACAGATGACAGCGTCAGGTAATTtttgagaaatattattagtattatataaatatataatattcacattgtataatttagtttgttactaaaccaatattaatattctgcTAATTTTgtcttgtttataataattatttgatgtaaGATCTAAGTAGTTATTATTCACAATGAAAACATGTGGGTACAATTCTTGCAAGACGAGAATTATTTCCaacactaaattaaaataataatcattgtaacaaactaagaaataataaagagTGTGGTAGACTAATAAAAcgattaatcaaataatgttGAATTCTTATGAGAcaagagaaaaaatgtatagtataaaatattattgacttaTAATTATGGCTGGGaatttaatgcaaaaaatgtagtataaaatgccaaaaattatagtataaaatgcacttaaaatggtttttaatttaatttttatatttatattgatataagatattatatatttatttagtacatTACATTTTGCATACATGCAAATGtgttaatttagtaaaaatactttttattatcttgAGATTTTATCTACCTTACTATtagtaacatataaaaaatatatgtattgtttaaCATGATTCGTATTTAAATTGTGAGAGAAGTACTCTGTatgtgatattaataattataatatttaagctcaattatttaattatataatatgttatccaattttgatacaataattattataatatatgcattttaaaagtaactataattaacaaaaatggcacgataaatgtgttttggtaaattaaaacataaatatataatattagattaaaaatgataaaagacAAATTCTCAGCATGTGACCCACGGCAGATTAAAACTTAACAACACATGATTAGTTCTGCTAACTATAACCAAACCCTTTATGATGGTAGTAGGTCAAAAGTAGATAGTGCTAATAtcttcacaatattattaatttatactaatatcagTATGTActccaaaaaatgtatttcccaataattcagtaaaatatcctgatattttataacactaaaatataatgtattggtTATTTATCCTATTttgtcaattaatattttttcttattatattttaaggtcTTCAAATTGTGTTTAACTTGGATGAAGTgtcttttattcaaaatttagtattttatattgaatctGCGTATTGTATACCGGTtagtacatttttgattttttttttttttaaataaaaataaaaatattaatggattTTACTCAGGATTATGGTGTATGGGAACGAGGTGATAAATCAAATCATGGACTACCTGAATTAAATGCAAGTAGTATCGGTATGGCTAAGGCTGCTCTGGAAGCAATGAATGATTTGGATTTATTTGGAGCACGAGGTGGGCCATTTTCTgtgatacatatattatcagATGAAGCGCAAAAATGCCATGCAGTATTACAGGTTAGTGATGACCAGTAAGAGTGAATATAGTGAAGTATAAATACTTTGTTTGAGTATTAtggttaaaataactatattttttagtctATGCTGCCAAGAGAATCAAATTCAAAAGAATTAGACAGTAGTCTTTTATCGGTCATTAGCTTCCCGGCTTTTTCTGTTGATGATCCACAACTGATTCAGTTAACAAGAAATGCTATTGTTACAAATTTGATGGGAAAATATGGTTGTAAACGGTTTTTAAGAGATGGCCACAAGACTCCACgtgaagtaaattaattttcctaatattgttttacccttaatgacatatattttataggatcCAAATAGACTTCATTATGACCTTCATGAACTGAGGGTGTTTGAAAAGATTGAATGTGAATggccattatttttttgttatctcaTATTAGactattgttttcaaaatgataCAGTAACTGCAAATTTCTATGTTGATGCTTTAGAAaaggtaaacaaaaaaaaaagtatacataataataatttaaactttatttatgttaatatagtttattaaaataataactttcatgaatattgaataggtaATGATAGATTCTGAAGATGATATTAAACTTGTTCCTGAATTATATGCATTAGAGAGTGAGAATATAAATGCAGAAATAGAAAATCCAGGGAGTCAAAAACGAACAGCATTAGGAAGATGTCCGTTTTTATGGGCACAATCACTCTATATGCTTGGAAAACTTTTACAAGAAGTGagctatttttttagatattatatatttataacagaatttacagtaaatactatatactttCATAGAATTTTCTAGCTGTTGGAGAACTAGATCCATTAAATCGACGATtatgtttggaaaaaaaacctGATGTTGTTGTACAAGTAGTTGTGTTGGCTGAAGATAATGCAATTCGTGATCTACTTCTTCAACATGATATTGTTGTTCAAACCATTAGTGAAGTTTCACCAATTGAAGTACAACCTTCAACCGTTCTTAGTCatctttatacatatttaggtAAGCTATTgtactacattttatttaccgtATTATTACTGATtgaatgtttgataaaataatattataatttaaaaacaaaagtattttgTACTTAAGAGAATACTTTTGttgagtttaatatttttggaataaaattgtattgaatttaaaacttagctttattattatttttttttttcaaaataataatgattattatttttgttacctTTAAATACCAGGCCGAAATGAAAAACTTGGATTATCTGGAAGAAAGTCTCGTGATGTTGGAATTCTTAGTACCagcaaattatatacattgcaaGATCGAATATTTGCCTTCACTCCACaggtatgattttataattaataaaatgtttatttttataattaatttttaatgtaaagagtatactgtatagaatgtagataataaaattatttcatatgttaagtataatattaaaagaaaaaatataaaagcctTTGTTGACATTAATTTAGTAGTTCATactataaattttgataatttcaacactcataaaataatataaaaattgtataagaaaaattataaaattttagtttaaaacaataaatttaaaaaaaaaaaatgcaaatagaataggtacatacaagtttttcttgaattttgtattaaagtataattttttttttttaactatttaaatctaGATTACAGATCGTCAAAGATATTACATTGCGTCTGACAATAATTTGttgatagatttatttaagaatGAAATAAACTTCTTAAAATCTAGTTGGCAAAACCTATTAGGCCGACCCAcagttgttattgttataaaaaaactgcattatggtatttattgttttataaatattcaaaaatataattttgttttaatatattgctgaataataaattattaataactataatatatatatattttttaacaaaatatgagtttaatttaacatttttttttatggaattgacatcatattatttattttcatttaaattttattttccttttttgtaaataatgaatacatattttagataacaaacaataattatagtaatagtgttttaagtttttagtgtattaataaagaactgacaaaatactttttatatatatataatatatttgtattagtttGAATTTGAAGTTTGTGAAtgtgttttgattttaattagtagCTATTAGTtgattgatataaattaactttggggtattattcaaaataaatcacgaaataatagaaatatttaaggcagttatgcttttattttgtttaaatgtatttactatgTAGTACTTAGTCAATGAATTAGTgctattaggtattattttctaGTAGACACTCGATTTGGATCAATATTATATGGGAAATGATATCgaattgttattaaacaatattatgatggaTCTAGCATTTTTGACAATGAGTTGGAAGCATATGTTAGGTCGTCCAACATACACTATAATTGCTTCTTCAAATTTTGTAGGTAAggtgaatatataattatatagtatattcaaaactatcaatattaatggtgtaaaaattattttaaacatttctatttatttagtatcaaATTCtgcatattatgttgtttaagCTTTGTGTGGTTTTTGTCGCATGGctatgttttaagtttttaattaaataacctgTAATTGTCAAGCTATCATAGTTTATACTAGtggcttttaaaataaaataaaaaaaaaataattaaataactgctGTACAggattgatttattttaaacattgaaatattaattaattaaattatcttattaattttcaagcattaatcatatttatgcTGTTTATAGATCAAGGTAAAATTCCTTTAGCTGTTATAACaacaatcaaaaaattaaaaagcggCTATATTAACGGAACTAGGTAACATGTCATATTAAGTGTTTTAAgtactcaaaaatatatattataattttattttttctagagTAACATTGGGAAACCTTAATGGCTTTCTTAGCACTTCTTGTGTAACAAATCTTAGTTTCTTAGGTAGTCAAGAAATTGGAATGCCTTATAGTAAGTTTCtcttaaattttcttattgatttttatttatcataaattataacttttagagCTTAATACAGAGGTAGAACAATATTTAGATGATCATATTATCAAAAGTTTTACAAACCAGTCTACTTTATTAACCTGTATGCCtagcaaaaatttaaaaataaaacgaaaaatgtcGGTCAAAGgagctataaaaaaaaccagatCATTCATGCTTGatggtaattactaattacaatatttgtaatatttatttaattttgattttttttaaaattattgtttacagcTGAAGAACGACGTATCCAAGTAGCCGAAACACTGGCTGCTTCAAATTTATTAGCACAAAGAAGTCCATCAcctgataataatttagtaatgcCAATTAAAAGAGAGCACCATCGTCCTCGACTCCATAGCcgttttaagtaatataaatatttttttcttattcattttaagtattaatttaatgctaaaaagatttataattatttaaaaataatgttttatttagagAATATATAATCCTTTTTTGATGGTTATCAAGgtgtaaaaaacaatttattgcccttttaaatattttaattattttattaaaaacacattgtacttcttataatttgaatttattattattattacttgataaaaagataaaaattcaaaattttaacaacacaataatatttgttgtaaattaaaGTTCTTTTGCTAAGGTTTATCATTGGTACATACAAAATGGTTCATGCTAGAAGATACCACATTTTAagcattaacaatatttagaaaaagatACTTTTACTCTTGAATAGTTGTCTTTATATGTAGGATCCTATGAATGGGATGGTTTTGGTCATAAACAGTTGTATGGGTAATTAAGGGAAAAGTTGGTGTTGAAGaaagcaatttaaaatttttaaaaggatgttgtcataatatgttttttattttttaaaactattatttgtttttttttttttatgttattatttatatgttaagtaaattaaagatcataattttatggttatttagtatataaatatttcttaaaaaattgtttaaacttaAGCATTATTTTAGAGCAAGTACAGAGTTATTGTGTGCTGAAGCTGAATTGGATGGTATTTTATCTATGTTAAGTGAATCAGATTTAGAAGAAAAAGGAGACATCTTACAATACTTAGTAGACACTTATGGCTTAGAATATGATACAggttaatatgaatataaatttaaattaaacttattttggtTCTGGTCTAGTTGACCCTGCCAAGAATTTAATCTCCTCACCTCGCAGAGTTTTAGTTGACGGCCTCCATTTACATATCtcatattttcaatgttataatcaagaatcaatttatataaaaatatacaaacaataatacattatacatttatgattatacatagaaatttaggcgattaaaataaaaatagataaataatatgaatgaaaaaattgtaaaatatacatcattcttatatgaataaatataatatgcagaaaataataaaaattatgcagGTGGTCAAAGCTCtgtagtatatacattttataacaccAAAAATACAAGAGATGTGCTTACATCACTTGATGGGTGTCAATTAAATCGAATGGTGGGGTGATTATCTTCTTGGCGAAGGCCAACTAGACTAGTacccttatttttatttataacattttattcaattttcaatttcttaatAGGAATGAAGGAGGACTGTAAACcagttttaattaaagatttattaaaat
Proteins encoded in this region:
- the LOC114121257 gene encoding probable phosphorylase b kinase regulatory subunit alpha isoform X1, with translation MSKMNNRSIAGQRLDYYHKMVHNIILCHQNPVTGLFPASPSNSDAWIRDNIYTVLAVWGLSMACKKMADMDEDRAKTYELEQSCVKLMRGLLMAMMQQKDKVEQFKVSQNPLHSLHAKYSSATGQTVVGDNEWGHLQIDAISLYLLILAQMTASGLQIVFNLDEVSFIQNLVFYIESAYCIPDYGVWERGDKSNHGLPELNASSIGMAKAALEAMNDLDLFGARGGPFSVIHILSDEAQKCHAVLQSMLPRESNSKELDSSLLSVISFPAFSVDDPQLIQLTRNAIVTNLMGKYGCKRFLRDGHKTPREDPNRLHYDLHELRVFEKIECEWPLFFCYLILDYCFQNDTVTANFYVDALEKVMIDSEDDIKLVPELYALESENINAEIENPGSQKRTALGRCPFLWAQSLYMLGKLLQENFLAVGELDPLNRRLCLEKKPDVVVQVVVLAEDNAIRDLLLQHDIVVQTISEVSPIEVQPSTVLSHLYTYLGRNEKLGLSGRKSRDVGILSTSKLYTLQDRIFAFTPQTLDLDQYYMGNDIELLLNNIMMDLAFLTMSWKHMLGRPTYTIIASSNFVDQGKIPLAVITTIKKLKSGYINGTRVTLGNLNGFLSTSCVTNLSFLGSQEIGMPYKLNTEVEQYLDDHIIKSFTNQSTLLTCMPSKNLKIKRKMSVKGAIKKTRSFMLDAEERRIQVAETLAASNLLAQRSPSPDNNLVMPIKREHHRPRLHSRFKASTELLCAEAELDGILSMLSESDLEEKGDILQYLVDTYGLEYDTGMKEDCKPVLIKDLLKLLYEKACQQNHWGLVRHTAGMLGKRVEDLAKALTDLLVRQKQVTIGMPPFNEHTISTPLPEGELRQVIHDAYGDDESTAMLTQELLVYLAMFVRTEPQLFLEMLRLRVGLIIQVMAGELSRTLNCSGEEGSEHLFNLSPFEMKNLLHHIMSGKEFILSSVGRGNFSVISYKSSHVSKKSQIEGLLLTDKSEVNSDALESDRQGQWLRRRRLDGALNRVPREFYKRVWIILEKCCGIAIDGKLLSQSLTQEMTSGELKFALAVETVLNWIPHPEYRQLIVETLMIFTLYAEQEISPTPHRIITIEDFVHKANELFLQDQIAINGDATLCCAKVHKELTQSGSLLCGGAAYICQHFYDSAPSGSYGTMSYIIRAIAYVLEDSLGLTDVDCSIS
- the LOC114121257 gene encoding probable phosphorylase b kinase regulatory subunit alpha isoform X2, translated to MSKMNNRSIAGQRLDYYHKMVHNIILCHQNPVTGLFPASPSNSDAWIRDNIYTVLAVWGLSMACKKMADMDEDRAKTYELEQSCVKLMRGLLMAMMQQKDKVEQFKVSQNPLHSLHAKYSSATGQTVVGDNEWGHLQIDAISLYLLILAQMTASGLQIVFNLDEVSFIQNLVFYIESAYCIPDYGVWERGDKSNHGLPELNASSIGMAKAALEAMNDLDLFGARGGPFSVIHILSDEAQKCHAVLQSMLPRESNSKELDSSLLSVISFPAFSVDDPQLIQLTRNAIVTNLMGKYGCKRFLRDGHKTPREDPNRLHYDLHELRVFEKIECEWPLFFCYLILDYCFQNDTVTANFYVDALEKVMIDSEDDIKLVPELYALESENINAEIENPGSQKRTALGRCPFLWAQSLYMLGKLLQENFLAVGELDPLNRRLCLEKKPDVVVQVVVLAEDNAIRDLLLQHDIVVQTISEVSPIEVQPSTVLSHLYTYLGRNEKLGLSGRKSRDVGILSTSKLYTLQDRIFAFTPQITDRQRYYIASDNNLLIDLFKNEINFLKSSWQNLLGRPTVVIVIKKLHYDQGKIPLAVITTIKKLKSGYINGTRVTLGNLNGFLSTSCVTNLSFLGSQEIGMPYKLNTEVEQYLDDHIIKSFTNQSTLLTCMPSKNLKIKRKMSVKGAIKKTRSFMLDAEERRIQVAETLAASNLLAQRSPSPDNNLVMPIKREHHRPRLHSRFKASTELLCAEAELDGILSMLSESDLEEKGDILQYLVDTYGLEYDTGMKEDCKPVLIKDLLKLLYEKACQQNHWGLVRHTAGMLGKRVEDLAKALTDLLVRQKQVTIGMPPFNEHTISTPLPEGELRQVIHDAYGDDESTAMLTQELLVYLAMFVRTEPQLFLEMLRLRVGLIIQVMAGELSRTLNCSGEEGSEHLFNLSPFEMKNLLHHIMSGKEFILSSVGRGNFSVISYKSSHVSKKSQIEGLLLTDKSEVNSDALESDRQGQWLRRRRLDGALNRVPREFYKRVWIILEKCCGIAIDGKLLSQSLTQEMTSGELKFALAVETVLNWIPHPEYRQLIVETLMIFTLYAEQEISPTPHRIITIEDFVHKANELFLQDQIAINGDATLCCAKVHKELTQSGSLLCGGAAYICQHFYDSAPSGSYGTMSYIIRAIAYVLEDSLGLTDVDCSIS